Proteins encoded in a region of the Methylosinus trichosporium OB3b genome:
- a CDS encoding GNAT family N-acetyltransferase — MSISIRRLGRADAASFHALRLEGFRLHEREFRFAPEDEAGLSLEEVAARLEHDAVFGAFDGDALVGVAGLAFSTGAKTRHKALVWGMYLREAYRGAGVADRLMSALMGEARGRVEMVTLTVIAGNARAQRVYERWGFATYGAEPRAVRTAAGEYLDEALMALRLD, encoded by the coding sequence TTGTCCATCTCCATCCGGCGGCTCGGCCGCGCCGACGCCGCCTCGTTCCACGCGCTGCGGCTCGAGGGCTTCCGCCTGCATGAGCGCGAGTTCCGCTTCGCGCCCGAGGACGAGGCCGGCCTCTCGCTCGAAGAGGTCGCTGCGCGGCTCGAGCACGACGCCGTTTTCGGCGCTTTCGACGGCGACGCTCTCGTCGGCGTCGCCGGTCTCGCCTTCTCCACCGGCGCGAAGACCCGGCACAAGGCGCTCGTCTGGGGCATGTATCTGCGCGAAGCCTATCGCGGCGCGGGCGTCGCCGATCGGCTGATGTCGGCGCTGATGGGCGAGGCGCGCGGGCGCGTCGAGATGGTGACTTTGACGGTCATCGCCGGCAATGCGCGCGCGCAGCGGGTTTATGAGCGATGGGGCTTTGCGACTTATGGCGCCGAGCCCCGAGCCGTGCGCACGGCGGCGGGCGAATATCTCGACGAGGCGCTGATGGCGCTGCGGCTCGACTGA
- the crcB gene encoding fluoride efflux transporter CrcB, whose translation MRILLIFVGAGLGGLLRHLVNSFCTRALGDHFPWGIFIVNVTGCFAMGLAVGYLAFKAGHGWSQSLRLFLTTGLLGGYTTFSAFSLDAANLVERGDIIQAWLYVTGSVGLAILALFLGLSIMRALS comes from the coding sequence ATGCGCATTCTCCTCATCTTTGTCGGCGCCGGCCTCGGCGGTCTGCTGCGACATTTGGTCAACTCGTTCTGCACGCGCGCGCTCGGCGATCATTTTCCCTGGGGAATATTTATCGTCAATGTCACCGGCTGCTTCGCCATGGGGCTGGCGGTGGGCTATCTCGCCTTCAAGGCGGGTCATGGCTGGTCGCAGTCGCTGCGGCTGTTTTTGACCACCGGCCTGCTCGGGGGCTACACCACTTTCTCCGCCTTCTCGCTGGACGCGGCCAATCTCGTGGAGCGAGGCGACATCATCCAGGCTTGGCTCTATGTCACCGGCTCAGTCGGGCTCGCCATTTTGGCGCTGTTTCTCGGCCTGTCGATCATGAGGGCGCTGTCGTGA
- a CDS encoding alginate export family protein produces the protein MELKRIVASVAAYSLFCPLGAGSAIAAEPSAAKSAGAASPPMWTGFHAGLNGGYGWSSDTKAQLTVTPLEPPLLYVPPDRVPPSDNFARDATRSIARSASGAFIGGLQLGYDWAFGERYVVGVEADFQGSVGGHGEATTYSPSTVFVTANQLDYLGTLRGRLGVLATPSLLVYGTAGAAYGGPATRTQITQPGAGVFGGYGESQTDRTRLGWAAGAGVEWMFDPKWSLKAEYLHYDLGSIGGHTLYGMAGGMALSVGDPLADPVIPYAYLAGRPRTPINGHILRAGVNYHFDGDPSSLLRPIEQLDTLAQRFLKPDEARPFAAPMRGAKTSADAPTNAKSSYYVATRAYRLEPAPDIPSYVRNLSKIYEEFEGLDWLDIGFDNRVRFESRKNDYRPWTDLWAAATPTQKRRYLPNSPWLSRTRLYLGVHDILDPFRFAFEVQDSRVLNNLYQLQGNDIDTADLITGYGELHFKDMFGADDRGNARPLFVRAGRFHFELLDKRLIAENEFRNTTNSFDGFRLKIGKQENDWDVDSFLMRPVNRDPYNFDRPDWQNWIYGTVVSIRRWSEYAILQPYFLGRKQYADPSSTTASLRVHRETLAPGLRVYGVLGDFDYDMDVNKQFGEVGEFHTPGVETTVQQDALAYAFEVGYTFPDHPWKPRVSANYAYGTGNKNLYDNANQTFDIFYGFNQPFSRNDYFAWNNIRAPKVRLEFSPAKDLQIDSAFGAFWLASAVSPWDRANLSASLGDRGTFVGTEVDVRLRYKLSRFVNLSASYSRFWPGSFTTSFAPPFEQQPFYPLTISGETSTTNGLTARPTDFFYLEMSTNAFGDGTPITGNPALELMGLAREPDKQPKAPPPSWQDIYVGVNLGGAFANARTSVATAPTSSAAPSAPVAAASAIPSGDVGLAGFVGGFQIGGNQKLNARFVAGLEADLRGSFGNSGSRSQFGTSTSIGNTFLSFGQTTVRLNYLGTIRPRLGYLVTPDVQLYATGGLAFAGLTSSAEMVTDRVGGITTTVGDPLYQDTRLGWTAGGGVEWALAPNWTAKAEYLHYDLGQIRVRTDVAHPAGFYSFAALGETQLDGHLLQFGVNRHFDWPVKN, from the coding sequence GTGGAACTGAAAAGAATCGTTGCGTCTGTCGCTGCGTATTCGCTTTTTTGCCCGCTCGGCGCCGGCTCGGCGATCGCCGCCGAGCCCTCGGCGGCAAAATCGGCGGGCGCCGCGTCGCCGCCGATGTGGACGGGCTTTCACGCCGGGCTCAACGGCGGCTATGGCTGGTCGAGCGACACCAAGGCGCAATTAACGGTGACGCCGCTGGAGCCGCCCCTCCTCTATGTTCCGCCCGACCGCGTGCCGCCGTCCGACAACTTCGCGCGCGACGCCACGCGCAGCATCGCGCGCAGCGCCTCCGGCGCCTTCATCGGCGGCTTGCAGCTCGGCTATGATTGGGCCTTCGGCGAAAGATATGTCGTCGGCGTGGAAGCGGATTTTCAGGGAAGCGTCGGCGGACACGGCGAAGCGACCACCTATTCGCCGTCGACGGTGTTCGTCACCGCCAACCAGCTCGATTATCTCGGCACATTGCGCGGCAGGCTGGGCGTTCTGGCGACGCCCTCTCTGCTCGTCTATGGAACGGCGGGCGCCGCTTATGGCGGCCCGGCGACGCGGACGCAGATCACGCAGCCGGGCGCCGGCGTCTTCGGAGGATATGGCGAGAGCCAGACCGACCGCACGCGGCTCGGCTGGGCGGCGGGCGCCGGCGTCGAATGGATGTTCGATCCGAAATGGTCGCTGAAGGCCGAATATCTCCATTACGACCTCGGCTCCATCGGCGGCCACACGCTCTATGGCATGGCGGGCGGAATGGCGCTTTCCGTCGGCGATCCGCTCGCCGACCCGGTCATTCCTTACGCCTATCTCGCCGGCCGGCCGCGAACCCCGATAAACGGACATATTCTTCGCGCCGGCGTCAATTATCATTTCGACGGCGACCCCTCGTCGCTGCTGCGCCCGATCGAGCAGCTCGACACGCTGGCGCAGCGCTTTCTGAAGCCCGACGAGGCGCGCCCCTTCGCCGCGCCCATGCGCGGCGCGAAGACGTCGGCCGATGCGCCGACCAATGCGAAGTCAAGCTATTATGTGGCGACGCGGGCCTATCGGCTCGAGCCGGCGCCGGATATTCCATCCTATGTCCGCAATCTCTCGAAGATTTACGAGGAATTCGAGGGCCTGGACTGGCTCGACATCGGTTTCGACAATCGCGTGCGCTTCGAAAGTCGCAAGAATGATTATCGTCCCTGGACCGATCTATGGGCGGCGGCCACCCCGACACAGAAGCGCCGCTATCTGCCCAACTCGCCCTGGCTCTCGCGCACGCGCCTCTATTTGGGCGTGCATGACATTCTCGACCCGTTCCGCTTCGCCTTCGAGGTCCAGGATTCGCGCGTCTTGAACAATCTGTATCAGCTGCAAGGCAACGACATCGACACGGCCGATCTGATCACCGGCTATGGCGAGCTGCATTTCAAGGACATGTTCGGCGCGGACGATCGCGGCAATGCGCGTCCGTTGTTCGTGCGCGCCGGACGTTTTCATTTCGAGCTGCTCGACAAGCGCCTCATCGCCGAGAACGAATTTCGCAACACGACGAACTCCTTCGACGGCTTCCGCCTCAAGATCGGCAAGCAGGAGAATGACTGGGACGTCGACAGCTTCCTGATGCGGCCCGTCAATCGCGATCCTTATAATTTCGACCGTCCCGACTGGCAGAACTGGATCTATGGCACGGTCGTCAGCATTCGCCGCTGGTCGGAATATGCGATTTTGCAGCCCTATTTTCTCGGCCGCAAGCAATATGCCGATCCGTCGAGCACGACGGCGTCCCTCCGCGTGCATCGCGAGACGCTCGCGCCCGGCCTTCGCGTCTATGGCGTGCTCGGCGATTTCGACTATGACATGGATGTGAACAAGCAGTTCGGCGAGGTCGGCGAGTTCCATACCCCGGGCGTCGAGACGACGGTGCAGCAGGACGCGCTCGCCTATGCGTTCGAGGTCGGCTACACATTTCCCGATCACCCGTGGAAGCCGCGCGTCAGCGCCAATTACGCCTATGGAACCGGCAATAAGAATCTCTACGACAACGCCAATCAGACCTTCGACATTTTCTACGGCTTCAATCAGCCGTTCTCGCGCAATGACTATTTCGCCTGGAACAACATACGCGCGCCGAAGGTGCGCCTCGAATTCTCGCCGGCCAAGGATCTGCAGATCGATTCCGCTTTCGGCGCCTTCTGGCTCGCCAGCGCCGTCTCGCCATGGGATCGCGCCAATCTCTCCGCATCCCTCGGCGATCGCGGCACATTCGTCGGCACGGAGGTCGATGTGCGGCTGCGCTACAAGCTGTCGCGCTTCGTCAATCTCTCGGCGAGCTATTCGCGCTTCTGGCCCGGCAGCTTCACGACCAGCTTCGCGCCGCCCTTCGAGCAGCAGCCCTTCTATCCTCTGACCATCTCGGGAGAGACCAGCACCACCAACGGCCTGACCGCGCGGCCGACCGACTTCTTCTATCTAGAGATGAGCACCAACGCCTTCGGCGATGGAACGCCGATCACCGGCAATCCCGCGCTGGAGCTGATGGGTCTCGCGCGAGAGCCGGACAAGCAGCCGAAGGCGCCGCCGCCGAGCTGGCAGGACATCTATGTCGGCGTCAATCTCGGCGGCGCCTTTGCGAATGCGCGCACATCGGTCGCAACGGCGCCGACCTCCTCCGCTGCGCCGAGCGCGCCGGTGGCGGCCGCCTCGGCGATTCCGTCCGGCGATGTGGGTCTCGCCGGCTTCGTCGGCGGCTTTCAGATCGGCGGAAACCAGAAGCTGAACGCTCGTTTCGTCGCCGGCCTCGAGGCCGATCTTCGCGGCTCCTTCGGCAATTCCGGCTCGCGCTCGCAATTTGGGACCAGCACGTCGATCGGCAACACGTTTCTGAGCTTCGGGCAGACCACGGTGCGGCTCAATTATCTCGGCACGATAAGGCCGCGGCTCGGCTATCTCGTGACGCCGGATGTGCAGCTCTACGCCACCGGCGGACTGGCCTTCGCCGGCCTCACCTCCAGCGCCGAGATGGTGACCGATCGCGTCGGCGGCATCACGACGACGGTCGGCGATCCGCTCTACCAGGACACGCGCCTCGGCTGGACCGCGGGAGGCGGCGTCGAATGGGCGCTCGCCCCGAACTGGACCGCCAAGGCCGAATATCTCCATTATGACCTCGGCCAGATTCGCGTGCGAACCGACGTCGCCCACCCCGCCGGCTTCTACAGTTTCGCCGCGCTCGGCGAGACACAGCTCGACGGACATCTGCTTCAGTTCGGCGTCAATCGCCACTTCGATTGGCCGGTCAAAAACTAG
- a CDS encoding metallophosphoesterase, translating to MHAKRFSITLAAALLAAGVSATAAEKVITPQIVNSSKTTIAVFGDWPYNTNLLNNANLLLDSINSDPDVKLVMHVGDIHSGSAPCTSADILPPIQTSVPGWNQQIYAIFQKFHAPVVYTPGDNEWTDCHKTKAGAAGDPLKELDSIRSLFFARPGHTLGLADREVFSQADYASVPADAAYVENLIWMDAKTVFVTLNLPGSNNDGLKWGTFENLEARKAEVKARTAADTRWLQAAFRLANKEKATGVVIGVQADMWDLSAVAAGGDGLNHYTTLVKELARLTLAFNKPVLLINGDSHVYGTDHPLANPTSLHGKIHNAAPTPNLTRVTVQGSTTKPAEWLKLTIDPSKSMPFSWVNVPFCIDPLGACQ from the coding sequence ATGCACGCGAAACGCTTTTCGATCACGCTCGCGGCGGCTCTGCTCGCCGCCGGCGTCTCGGCGACGGCGGCCGAGAAGGTCATCACGCCGCAAATCGTCAATTCGAGCAAGACCACGATCGCCGTGTTCGGCGATTGGCCCTACAACACCAATCTGCTGAACAACGCCAATCTGCTGCTCGATTCGATCAATTCGGATCCCGACGTGAAACTCGTGATGCATGTCGGCGACATTCACTCGGGCAGCGCGCCCTGCACCAGCGCCGACATCCTGCCGCCGATCCAGACGTCTGTTCCCGGCTGGAACCAGCAGATCTACGCCATTTTCCAGAAGTTCCACGCGCCGGTCGTCTATACGCCAGGCGACAATGAGTGGACCGATTGTCACAAGACCAAGGCCGGCGCCGCCGGCGATCCGCTCAAGGAGCTCGACAGCATCCGCTCCCTGTTCTTTGCTCGTCCGGGCCATACTCTCGGCCTCGCCGACCGGGAAGTGTTCAGCCAAGCCGATTATGCGTCCGTTCCGGCCGACGCCGCCTATGTCGAGAACCTGATCTGGATGGACGCCAAGACGGTGTTCGTTACGCTCAACCTGCCCGGCTCGAACAATGACGGCTTGAAGTGGGGCACGTTCGAGAATCTCGAGGCGCGCAAGGCCGAGGTTAAGGCTCGCACCGCCGCCGACACGCGCTGGCTGCAGGCCGCCTTCCGTCTCGCCAACAAGGAGAAGGCGACCGGCGTGGTGATCGGCGTCCAGGCCGACATGTGGGATCTCTCAGCTGTCGCGGCCGGCGGAGACGGGCTCAATCATTATACGACTCTGGTCAAGGAGCTCGCCCGGTTGACGCTGGCCTTCAACAAGCCCGTGCTGCTCATCAACGGCGATTCCCACGTCTATGGGACCGATCATCCGCTCGCCAATCCGACCAGCCTGCACGGCAAAATCCACAACGCGGCGCCGACGCCCAATCTGACCCGCGTCACGGTTCAGGGCTCGACCACCAAGCCGGCCGAGTGGCTGAAGCTGACGATCGATCCGAGCAAGTCCATGCCGTTCAGCTGGGTGAACGTGCCCTTTTGCATCGACCCGCTCGGGGCCTGCCAGTAA
- the map gene encoding type I methionyl aminopeptidase has product MTFVESRLAGSGRRSGQIKLHGPEDFEGMRRAGRLNAEALDMLVPHVRPGVTTKALDDLVFDFAISHGAYPAPLDYRGYRKSICTSINHVVCHGIPDDKPLREGDIVNLDVTLIVDGWHGDSSRMFAVGEIPRRAQRLIDVTYEALMLGIAAVKPGATTGDIGAAIQRFAEAERCSVVRDFCGHGLGRLFHDEPNILHYGVAGQGVELRPGMFFTIEPMINLGRPQVKILSDGWTAVTRDRSLSAQFEHSLGVTETGVEIFTASPAGLDHPTGSASAS; this is encoded by the coding sequence ATGACCTTCGTCGAGTCCCGCCTCGCGGGCTCCGGACGGCGGAGCGGCCAGATCAAGCTCCATGGACCCGAGGATTTCGAGGGCATGCGCCGCGCCGGCCGGCTGAACGCCGAGGCGCTGGACATGCTCGTGCCGCATGTGCGTCCCGGCGTCACCACCAAGGCGCTCGACGATCTCGTCTTCGACTTCGCCATCTCGCACGGGGCCTATCCGGCGCCGCTCGACTATCGCGGCTATCGCAAGTCGATCTGCACCTCGATCAATCACGTCGTCTGTCACGGCATTCCGGACGACAAGCCGCTGCGCGAGGGCGATATCGTCAATCTCGACGTGACGCTGATCGTCGATGGGTGGCACGGCGATTCGAGCCGCATGTTCGCGGTCGGCGAGATTCCACGCCGCGCTCAGCGCCTCATCGACGTCACCTATGAGGCGCTGATGCTCGGCATCGCCGCGGTCAAGCCCGGCGCCACCACCGGCGACATCGGCGCCGCCATCCAGCGCTTCGCCGAGGCGGAGCGCTGCTCGGTCGTGCGCGACTTCTGCGGCCATGGGCTCGGCCGGCTGTTCCACGACGAGCCCAATATTCTGCATTACGGCGTCGCCGGCCAGGGCGTGGAGCTGCGTCCCGGCATGTTCTTCACCATCGAGCCGATGATCAATCTCGGCCGTCCGCAGGTGAAGATTCTCTCGGACGGCTGGACCGCCGTCACCCGCGACCGCTCGCTCTCGGCGCAGTTCGAGCATTCGCTCGGCGTCACCGAGACGGGCGTCGAGATCTTCACGGCTTCGCCCGCGGGGCTCGACCATCCGACAGGGTCCGCCAGCGCCTCATGA
- a CDS encoding RluA family pseudouridine synthase, with protein sequence MTVTSPGSPSASPVQTLTVTEDEAGLRLDRWFKRRFPALALSHLAKICRKGEVRVDGKRVDTATRLEQDQKIRVPPLKLEAAAAAPTILRASPEDARALADMTLYEDASLLVLNKPYGLAVQGGSGMTRHIDGMLESLAKGDTRPVLVHRLDRDTSGVLLIAKNRRTAADLGEIFRSRQAKKIYWALVEGVPKPAQGRVSLYLAKGAAMGDDRPPRPGSERREAADAREKMRVARHGDEGAQHSLTYYAIVEKAAPRCAWLSMKPLTGRTHQLRAHAEAIACPIFGDPKYGHRPEDEVRRRDPMRAMPEGLERKLHLLARRLILPNPKGGTLDVTAPLPAHMQTSWDVFGFDASRQDPIMSAPDA encoded by the coding sequence GTGACCGTGACTTCCCCCGGCTCGCCGTCCGCCTCGCCGGTGCAGACGCTCACCGTCACCGAGGATGAGGCGGGCCTGCGGCTCGACCGCTGGTTCAAGCGGCGCTTCCCGGCGCTCGCTCTGTCTCATCTCGCCAAAATCTGCCGCAAGGGCGAGGTGCGCGTCGACGGCAAGCGCGTCGACACCGCGACTCGGCTGGAGCAGGATCAGAAGATCAGGGTGCCGCCGCTGAAGCTCGAGGCGGCCGCCGCCGCGCCGACAATTCTGCGCGCCTCGCCGGAGGATGCGCGCGCCCTCGCCGATATGACCCTCTATGAGGATGCGAGCCTGCTGGTCCTGAACAAGCCCTATGGCCTCGCCGTGCAGGGCGGCTCCGGCATGACGCGCCATATCGACGGAATGCTCGAATCGCTGGCGAAGGGCGACACGCGCCCGGTGCTGGTGCATCGGCTGGACCGCGACACCTCCGGCGTGCTGCTCATCGCGAAGAACAGGCGGACGGCGGCCGATCTCGGTGAAATTTTTCGCTCACGCCAGGCGAAGAAAATCTATTGGGCCCTGGTCGAGGGCGTGCCCAAGCCCGCGCAGGGCCGCGTTTCGCTCTATCTCGCCAAGGGCGCCGCAATGGGCGACGACCGTCCGCCGCGGCCCGGCTCCGAGCGCCGCGAAGCCGCCGACGCGCGCGAAAAAATGCGGGTGGCGCGGCACGGCGACGAGGGCGCACAGCACTCGCTCACTTATTATGCGATCGTCGAGAAGGCGGCGCCGCGCTGCGCCTGGCTGTCGATGAAGCCGCTCACCGGCCGCACCCATCAGCTGCGCGCCCATGCCGAGGCGATCGCCTGCCCGATCTTCGGCGATCCCAAATATGGCCACAGGCCCGAGGACGAGGTGCGCCGGCGCGATCCCATGCGCGCCATGCCCGAGGGGTTGGAGCGCAAGCTGCACCTTCTGGCGCGCCGCCTCATTCTGCCTAATCCCAAGGGCGGAACGCTCGACGTGACCGCGCCGCTGCCGGCGCATATGCAGACGAGCTGGGACGTGTTCGGCTTCGACGCCTCGCGGCAAGACCCCATAATGTCGGCGCCGGACGCCTGA
- a CDS encoding ExbD/TolR family protein: MDDKSFESINVVPLVDIMLVLLTIVLTTASFISSGRIPVSLPQVTKADIEKRKDTIIEISGEGQIFLEGKAVSKDALEQQLSATTAQNGVLIRADRSIRFQSFVDVADVLKRLKITKVAVQTESARK, from the coding sequence ATGGATGACAAATCCTTCGAGTCGATCAACGTCGTCCCGCTCGTCGACATCATGCTGGTGCTGCTGACGATCGTGCTGACAACGGCGAGCTTCATCTCCTCCGGGCGCATTCCCGTGTCGCTGCCGCAGGTGACCAAGGCCGATATCGAGAAGCGCAAGGACACGATCATCGAGATTTCGGGCGAAGGGCAAATCTTTCTCGAGGGCAAGGCCGTGTCGAAGGACGCGCTCGAGCAGCAGCTCTCGGCCACGACGGCGCAGAATGGCGTCCTGATCCGCGCCGATCGCTCCATCCGCTTTCAGAGCTTCGTCGATGTGGCCGATGTTCTCAAGCGATTGAAGATCACCAAGGTCGCCGTGCAGACCGAAAGCGCGCGGAAATAG
- the radC gene encoding RadC family protein yields MTDPAAPKAKAGAGLREEAPHFHGHRQRLRERFLEAGDAALADYELLELVLFRAIARRDVKPLAKALIARFGSYSEAVAARPERLREIEGLGEAAICEIKLIEAAARRLARGALQKRPALSSFMDVLDYCRTAMAYAEREEFRILFLDKRNALIADEVQGVGTVDHTPVYPREVVRRALELGSTALILAHNHPSGDPTPSTADVRMTLDIIAIAQPFGIAVHDHLIVGRNGHSSLKGLKLI; encoded by the coding sequence ATGACCGACCCGGCTGCGCCCAAGGCCAAAGCGGGGGCCGGCCTGCGCGAGGAGGCTCCCCATTTTCACGGGCACCGGCAGCGGCTGCGCGAGCGCTTTCTGGAAGCGGGCGACGCCGCGCTCGCCGATTATGAGCTCCTGGAGCTGGTCCTGTTCCGCGCCATCGCGCGGCGCGACGTCAAGCCGCTGGCCAAGGCGCTGATCGCGCGATTCGGCTCCTATTCCGAGGCAGTGGCGGCGCGGCCGGAGCGGCTGCGCGAGATCGAGGGGCTCGGCGAAGCGGCGATCTGCGAGATCAAGCTCATCGAGGCGGCGGCGCGGCGCCTCGCGCGCGGCGCGCTGCAGAAGCGGCCGGCGCTCTCCTCCTTCATGGACGTCCTCGATTATTGCCGCACCGCCATGGCCTATGCCGAGCGGGAGGAGTTCCGCATCCTCTTCCTCGACAAGCGCAATGCGCTGATCGCCGACGAGGTGCAGGGCGTCGGCACGGTCGACCACACGCCGGTCTATCCGCGCGAGGTGGTGCGCCGGGCGCTGGAGCTCGGCTCCACGGCGCTGATTCTCGCGCATAATCACCCCTCCGGCGATCCGACGCCCTCGACCGCCGATGTGCGCATGACGCTCGACATCATCGCCATCGCGCAGCCCTTCGGCATCGCCGTGCATGATCATCTGATCGTCGGCCGCAACGGCCACTCGAGCCTCAAGGGGCTGAAGCTGATCTGA
- a CDS encoding FMN-binding glutamate synthase family protein gives MRLTRLLLLPFTPRLVVLTLCVIGFFGCAVAARGEWGSPWFAPMLAFGGSCALGLRDLLQTEHAILRGYPISGHLRFLLETIRPELRQYFFEDNKDGRPFSRDRRAIVYQRAKMNVDKRPFGTEVDVYAEGYEWLRHSIAARPVSHEPFRTRVGAACAQPYDMSFLNISAMSFGALGANAIRALALGARKGGFALDTGEGGFSPYHQEAGGDIVWQIASGYFGCRTREGLFDPDKFAAVASSEQIKMIEVKLSQGAKPGHGGVLPGAKVTEEIARIRGVPQGEDCVSPATHSAFSTPIELLQFLARLRALSGGKPVGFKLCVGQPSELFAICKAMVETKLAPDFIVVDGKEGGTGSAPMEFMDHIGMPMREGLALLHHALIGIGARDSVRIGVAGQIVTAFDMARALALGADWCNSARGFMFALGCIQSQSCHTGHCPTGVATQDASRGRALVVSDKAERVRNFHRATLVALGELAAAAGLDHPSEFGPEHFCRRLSMREIASFADLYPTPAPGAFLAGEIDPRLAGDWRRARPDSFRPTPNG, from the coding sequence ATGCGACTGACACGCCTGCTGCTTCTGCCCTTCACGCCGCGCCTCGTCGTCCTCACCCTCTGCGTCATCGGCTTCTTCGGCTGCGCGGTCGCGGCGCGCGGCGAATGGGGGAGCCCCTGGTTCGCGCCGATGCTGGCTTTCGGCGGCTCGTGCGCGCTCGGTCTGCGCGATCTCCTGCAGACGGAGCACGCCATTCTGCGCGGCTATCCGATCAGCGGGCATCTGCGCTTTCTGCTCGAGACCATTCGGCCGGAGCTGCGGCAATATTTCTTCGAGGACAATAAGGACGGCCGTCCCTTCAGCCGCGATCGACGCGCCATCGTCTATCAGCGCGCCAAGATGAATGTCGATAAGCGGCCTTTCGGGACCGAGGTCGACGTCTATGCGGAAGGCTATGAATGGCTGCGCCACTCCATCGCGGCGCGGCCCGTGTCGCATGAGCCTTTCCGCACGCGCGTCGGCGCGGCTTGCGCGCAGCCTTATGACATGTCGTTTCTGAACATCTCCGCGATGAGCTTCGGCGCGCTCGGCGCCAACGCCATTCGCGCGCTCGCTCTCGGCGCGCGCAAGGGCGGCTTCGCGCTGGACACGGGCGAAGGGGGCTTCAGCCCCTATCACCAGGAGGCCGGCGGCGACATCGTCTGGCAGATCGCCTCGGGCTATTTCGGCTGCCGCACGCGCGAGGGACTTTTCGATCCGGATAAATTCGCCGCCGTAGCGTCGAGCGAGCAGATCAAGATGATCGAGGTGAAATTGAGCCAGGGCGCCAAGCCCGGCCATGGCGGGGTGCTGCCGGGCGCGAAGGTCACGGAGGAGATCGCGCGCATCCGCGGCGTTCCGCAGGGCGAGGATTGCGTGTCGCCGGCGACGCATTCGGCCTTTTCGACGCCGATCGAATTGCTGCAGTTTCTCGCGCGGCTGCGCGCGCTCTCGGGCGGCAAGCCCGTCGGCTTCAAGCTCTGCGTCGGCCAGCCTTCCGAGCTCTTCGCCATCTGCAAGGCGATGGTGGAGACGAAGCTCGCGCCCGATTTCATCGTCGTCGACGGCAAGGAGGGCGGCACCGGCTCGGCGCCGATGGAGTTCATGGATCATATCGGCATGCCGATGCGCGAGGGCCTCGCCCTCCTGCATCACGCGCTGATCGGGATCGGCGCGCGCGATTCCGTCCGCATCGGCGTCGCCGGTCAGATCGTCACCGCTTTCGACATGGCGCGGGCGCTGGCGCTCGGCGCCGATTGGTGCAATAGCGCGCGCGGCTTCATGTTCGCGCTCGGCTGCATTCAATCGCAGTCCTGCCATACGGGCCATTGTCCGACCGGCGTCGCGACGCAGGATGCGAGCCGCGGCCGCGCGCTGGTCGTCTCCGACAAGGCCGAGCGCGTGCGCAATTTTCATCGGGCGACGCTGGTCGCGCTCGGGGAGCTCGCCGCCGCGGCGGGGCTCGATCATCCGAGCGAGTTCGGCCCGGAGCATTTCTGCCGGCGGTTGTCGATGCGCGAAATCGCGAGCTTCGCGGATCTCTATCCGACGCCGGCGCCGGGAGCGTTTCTCGCCGGCGAGATCGATCCGCGTCTCGCCGGCGACTGGCGGCGGGCCCGCCCTGATTCGTTTCGGCCGACGCCGAACGGCTGA
- a CDS encoding energy transducer TonB translates to MMRKSNFTLVHGLLVSCALHAGAALLLLLALEGAGPPIDETLVVEFQGADSDVQAEEQNQQQNNGGDGADEDQNRRRAEAVEEQETAEPQHETADALPAPSKQKEAGGASSSAPAGAPGSARIQGGEQQQSAQTIERSAERQMDELRSYVRGLSKKIQSKLVYPKEGRRAGMQGVATVSFRIMADGAMQAQTLKIVESSGKAELDASALKTVQLCSPFAPPPKEISVTMAVTYARKRAAP, encoded by the coding sequence ATGATGCGAAAGTCGAATTTCACGCTCGTTCACGGGCTGCTCGTTTCCTGCGCCCTGCACGCGGGCGCGGCGCTGCTCCTCCTCCTGGCGCTCGAAGGCGCCGGGCCTCCCATCGACGAGACGCTCGTGGTCGAATTTCAGGGCGCCGACTCCGATGTGCAGGCGGAAGAGCAGAACCAGCAGCAGAACAATGGCGGCGACGGCGCCGATGAAGACCAGAATCGCCGTCGCGCCGAGGCTGTCGAGGAGCAGGAGACCGCTGAGCCGCAGCACGAGACCGCCGACGCGCTGCCCGCGCCGAGCAAGCAGAAGGAGGCGGGCGGCGCGAGCTCGAGCGCGCCGGCGGGAGCGCCCGGATCGGCTCGAATCCAGGGCGGCGAGCAGCAGCAGAGCGCGCAGACGATCGAGCGCAGCGCCGAGCGGCAGATGGACGAGCTGCGCAGCTATGTGCGCGGGCTCTCCAAGAAGATTCAGTCGAAGCTGGTCTATCCGAAGGAAGGGCGGCGCGCTGGAATGCAGGGGGTCGCGACCGTCTCCTTCAGGATCATGGCCGATGGAGCCATGCAGGCGCAAACGCTGAAGATCGTCGAGAGCAGCGGCAAGGCGGAGCTCGATGCGAGCGCGCTGAAAACCGTGCAGCTGTGCTCGCCTTTCGCGCCTCCGCCCAAGGAAATCTCGGTGACGATGGCGGTCACCTATGCGCGCAAGCGCGCGGCGCCGTGA